In the genome of Dermacentor variabilis isolate Ectoservices chromosome 5, ASM5094787v1, whole genome shotgun sequence, one region contains:
- the LOC142583731 gene encoding cytochrome P450 3A19-like codes for MGVPVYSMHHDPEIFPNPETFDSDRFSEENVGSIRPYSYLPFGAGPPNCIGMRFALQDIKLSLLHSIHSVQLVLTEKTEVPLKFLPGVGLMNAKNVTVGIRERPER; via the exons ATGGGAGTACCGGTGTATTCTATGCATCACGACCCCGAGATTTTCCCCAATCCAGAGACTTTCGACTCCGACAG GTTCAGTGAAGAAAACGTCGGTTCCATACGGCCATACTCGTACCTGCCTTTTGGAGCAGGGCCTCCAAACTGCATAGGCATGCGCTTCGCCTTGCAGGACATCAAATTGTCTCTTCTGCATTCCATACATAGCGTGCAGCTTGTGCTCACGGAGAAAACAGAG GTGCCCCTCAAGTTCCTCCCAGGCGTCGGCCTTATGAATGCTAAGAATGTCACCGTGGGCATCAGGGAGAGGCCGGAGCGGTGA